The bacterium genome includes a region encoding these proteins:
- a CDS encoding sigma-70 family RNA polymerase sigma factor — MRKLSESQKNARLEDGLIVNKATGRSCLSSMGLYLKAIRKTRLLDYGEEIELAVKIASGDDFARRMMIESNLRLVVKIAKRYTNRGMTFDDLIEEGNMGLIVAVGKFRGDKGARFATYAGWWIEQSIERALQKQTKLVRVPVHVSDDLQKLKRVRETFILERRIEPTEEELCDLTGFTKAYVVRLSSINLQVCSIDQEVSIDNDSSFAEVLSDPDQKGQAETLISNQLNDLLLSLLPGLSDREREVIARRFGFGDAEEETFEQISRDMGLSRERIRQIQNEAIGKIKTAFADRYGVGKDVLEV, encoded by the coding sequence TGAGGAAACTTTCAGAATCCCAGAAAAACGCCCGGCTGGAGGATGGACTGATTGTGAACAAGGCCACCGGCCGCAGTTGCCTCAGCAGCATGGGGCTTTATCTGAAGGCTATCCGCAAGACGAGACTCCTTGATTACGGCGAAGAGATTGAACTCGCCGTGAAAATCGCCTCCGGCGACGATTTCGCCAGGAGGATGATGATCGAATCGAACCTCCGGTTGGTGGTCAAGATAGCCAAGAGGTATACTAACAGGGGGATGACCTTCGACGATCTCATCGAAGAGGGCAACATGGGCCTTATCGTCGCCGTGGGAAAATTCAGAGGCGATAAGGGCGCGCGCTTCGCCACCTACGCCGGGTGGTGGATCGAGCAGTCGATCGAACGCGCCCTGCAGAAGCAGACGAAGCTTGTGCGGGTTCCCGTGCATGTTTCGGACGACCTCCAGAAGCTGAAGAGAGTCAGGGAGACCTTCATTCTGGAACGCCGGATCGAGCCTACGGAAGAGGAGCTTTGCGACCTCACCGGTTTTACGAAGGCTTACGTCGTCCGCCTCTCTTCCATCAATCTCCAGGTCTGCTCGATAGACCAGGAAGTTTCCATCGACAACGACAGCAGCTTCGCCGAAGTTCTCAGCGACCCCGATCAGAAGGGGCAGGCCGAGACCCTGATAAGCAATCAGCTCAATGACCTTCTGCTCTCGCTCCTTCCCGGTCTCAGCGACAGGGAGCGAGAGGTTATCGCCAGGCGTTTCGGCTTCGGCGACGCGGAAGAGGAAACCTTCGAGCAGATTTCGAGGGACATGGGCCTCAGCAGGGAGCGCATCCGTCAGATACAGAATGAAGCCATCGGCAAGATCAAGACTGCGTTCGCGGACAGGTACGGGGTAGGAAAAGATGTCCTAGAGGTGTGA